From one Micromonospora siamensis genomic stretch:
- a CDS encoding outer membrane protein assembly factor BamB family protein encodes MLLGLVTVIVLAATGVWNPFPRLWDWVDRSEPISEPDVVWQQRVGGTPRSVTFAGGTVVVEQRTRVEARSLATGAQLWERKADWAAVAGGDRNAVVAVGKLLVKGYDLIDPATGVVRRHDDDAVAVWTYRNLLLDARCVAATDCTLRAWDPRGTRPLWTAFLPGVSTGLLADNPNLLDSRRFTANRIDDGVAGPEAAPPLLGFPVDGRVHVVDTATGRVVQNVQPGRDERLAVIGGRLLRITATARDGACYFVLSARDPATGQEVWRRTGVNPRTSDDGGCAQRQDPLGARNVLVGVGPDGREAVLDGYDGRLLLVDAEGEKLLAVDDRYALVRSADKESVAGRELATGRGLWSRPVPGKAGAALTPYAAVLVTEKPSRLVALHPRTGRELAELRSSANALAVGPTGMIIGEGREIGYVRFGAGAPGDPGPLPPGTDGGGGPGPGGTDGGPGSGQDCGPKRELCSEPDDKDR; translated from the coding sequence TTGCTGCTCGGGCTCGTCACCGTGATCGTGCTCGCCGCCACCGGCGTGTGGAACCCGTTCCCGCGACTCTGGGACTGGGTCGACCGCAGCGAGCCGATCTCCGAGCCGGACGTGGTCTGGCAGCAGCGGGTCGGCGGCACCCCGCGCAGCGTCACCTTCGCCGGCGGCACCGTGGTCGTCGAGCAGCGCACCCGGGTGGAGGCCCGCAGCCTGGCCACCGGCGCACAGCTCTGGGAGCGCAAGGCCGACTGGGCGGCGGTCGCCGGCGGCGACCGGAACGCGGTCGTCGCGGTGGGCAAGCTGCTGGTCAAGGGGTACGACCTGATCGACCCGGCGACCGGCGTGGTCCGCCGCCACGACGACGACGCGGTGGCGGTCTGGACGTACCGGAACCTGCTGCTGGACGCGCGCTGCGTGGCCGCCACCGACTGCACGCTGCGCGCCTGGGATCCGCGCGGGACCCGGCCGTTGTGGACGGCGTTCCTGCCCGGCGTGAGCACCGGGCTGCTCGCCGACAACCCCAACCTGCTGGACAGCCGCCGGTTCACGGCGAACCGGATCGACGACGGGGTCGCCGGCCCCGAGGCGGCCCCACCGCTGCTCGGCTTCCCCGTCGACGGCCGGGTGCATGTGGTGGACACCGCCACCGGCCGGGTCGTGCAGAACGTCCAGCCGGGCCGGGACGAGCGGCTCGCCGTGATCGGCGGCCGGCTGCTGCGGATCACCGCCACCGCCCGGGACGGCGCCTGCTACTTCGTCCTCTCCGCCCGCGACCCGGCCACCGGGCAGGAGGTGTGGCGGCGGACCGGGGTCAACCCGCGCACCTCCGACGACGGCGGCTGCGCCCAGCGGCAGGACCCGTTGGGCGCCCGCAACGTGCTGGTCGGGGTCGGCCCGGACGGCCGGGAGGCGGTCCTCGACGGGTACGACGGCCGGCTGCTCCTGGTCGACGCCGAGGGCGAGAAGCTGCTCGCCGTCGACGACCGGTACGCGCTGGTCCGTTCCGCCGACAAGGAGTCGGTGGCGGGCCGGGAGCTGGCCACCGGCCGGGGCCTGTGGAGCCGCCCGGTGCCCGGCAAGGCGGGTGCCGCGCTGACCCCGTACGCGGCCGTGCTGGTCACCGAGAAGCCGTCCCGGCTGGTGGCGCTCCACCCGCGTACCGGGCGGGAGCTGGCGGAGCTGCGCAGCTCGGCGAACGCGCTGGCGGTCGGGCCGACCGGCATGATCATCGGCGAGGGGCGGGAGATCGGCTACGTCCGCTTCGGCGCCGGCGCGCCCGGCGACCCCGGTCCGCTCCCACCGGGCACCGACGGCGGCGGTGGACCCGGGCCGGGCGGCACCGACGGCGGGCCCGGCTCCGGCCAGGACTGCGGCCCGAAGCGGGAGCTCTGCTCCGAGCCGGACGACAAGGACCGGTGA
- a CDS encoding Lrp/AsnC family transcriptional regulator has protein sequence MNTGQDVQLDDLDARLIELLAEEPRIGVLECSRRLGVARGTVQARLDKLVDRGVINGFGPEVSPAAIGFGVTSFVTLEISQRHGHDPVTAHLAAIPEVLEAHTITGSSDLLCRIVARSNTDLQRVIDQIVSSEGIRRASTIIALAEQIPYRVLPLVRSAARASG, from the coding sequence ATGAACACTGGTCAGGATGTACAGCTCGATGACCTCGACGCCCGGTTGATCGAACTGCTCGCCGAGGAACCCCGGATCGGGGTGCTGGAGTGCTCCCGCCGGCTCGGGGTCGCCCGGGGGACCGTGCAGGCCCGGTTGGACAAGCTGGTCGACCGGGGAGTGATCAACGGCTTCGGGCCGGAGGTCTCGCCGGCCGCCATCGGCTTCGGGGTGACCAGCTTCGTCACCCTGGAGATCAGCCAGCGGCACGGGCACGACCCGGTCACCGCGCACCTGGCTGCCATCCCCGAGGTGCTGGAGGCGCACACCATCACCGGCTCCAGCGACCTGCTCTGCCGGATCGTGGCCCGCTCCAACACCGACCTGCAACGGGTGATCGACCAGATCGTCTCCTCGGAGGGGATCCGGCGGGCGTCGACCATCATCGCGCTCGCCGAGCAGATCCCGTACCGGGTGTTGCCGCTGGTCCGCTCCGCGGCCCGGGCGTCCGGCTGA
- the hppD gene encoding 4-hydroxyphenylpyruvate dioxygenase yields the protein MTQAIDRPQSTEEVDVDALVGAVDHDITRDPFPVKGLDHVHFLVGNAKQAAHYYSTAFGMTCVAYRGPEQGYRDHAQYVLTSGSARFVLTGAVRPDADGAEHVAKHSDGVSDIALEVPDVDAAYAHAIAQGATGLIEPHDVSDEHGTVRMAAIAAYGDTRHTLVDRSRYTGPFLPGFVARKPIVDRQPMIDAGLQPKRFFQAVDHVVGNVELGRMDEWVEFYKRVMGFSNMAEFIGDDIATDYSALMSKVVASGTRKVKFPLNEPAVARKKSQIDEYLEFYQGPGAQHIAVATNDILASVDAMRAAGVEFLDTPDSYYEDPELRARIGNVRVPIEELKSRKILVDRDEDGYLLQIFTKPVQDRPTVFFELIERHGSLGFGKGNFKALFEAIEREQEKRGNL from the coding sequence ATGACCCAGGCGATCGACCGACCCCAGTCGACCGAGGAGGTCGACGTCGACGCGCTCGTCGGCGCCGTCGACCACGACATCACCCGCGACCCGTTCCCGGTCAAGGGGCTGGACCACGTCCACTTCCTGGTGGGCAACGCCAAGCAGGCCGCCCACTACTACTCCACCGCCTTCGGGATGACCTGTGTGGCGTACCGGGGGCCGGAGCAGGGCTACCGCGACCACGCCCAGTACGTGCTGACCAGCGGCTCCGCCCGGTTCGTGCTGACCGGCGCGGTCCGCCCGGACGCCGACGGCGCCGAGCACGTGGCGAAGCACAGCGACGGCGTCTCCGACATCGCGCTGGAGGTGCCCGACGTCGACGCCGCGTACGCCCACGCCATCGCGCAGGGCGCGACCGGCCTGATCGAGCCGCACGACGTCAGCGACGAGCACGGCACCGTCCGGATGGCCGCCATCGCCGCGTACGGCGACACCCGGCACACCCTGGTCGACCGGTCCCGCTACACCGGGCCGTTCCTGCCGGGCTTCGTGGCCCGCAAGCCGATCGTGGACCGGCAGCCGATGATCGACGCCGGCCTCCAGCCGAAGCGCTTCTTCCAGGCCGTCGACCACGTGGTCGGCAACGTGGAGCTGGGCCGGATGGACGAGTGGGTCGAGTTCTACAAGCGGGTCATGGGCTTCAGCAACATGGCCGAGTTCATCGGCGACGACATCGCCACCGACTACTCGGCGCTGATGAGCAAGGTCGTCGCCAGCGGCACCCGGAAGGTGAAGTTCCCGCTCAACGAGCCGGCGGTCGCCCGCAAGAAGTCGCAGATCGACGAGTACCTCGAGTTCTACCAGGGCCCAGGCGCCCAGCACATCGCCGTGGCCACCAACGACATCCTGGCCAGCGTCGACGCCATGCGCGCGGCCGGCGTCGAGTTCCTGGACACCCCGGACTCGTACTACGAGGACCCGGAGCTGCGCGCCCGGATCGGCAACGTCCGGGTGCCGATCGAGGAGCTGAAGTCCCGCAAGATCCTGGTCGACCGGGACGAGGACGGCTACCTGCTCCAGATCTTCACCAAGCCGGTGCAGGACCGCCCGACGGTCTTCTTCGAGCTGATCGAGCGGCACGGCTCGCTCGGCTTCGGCAAGGGCAACTTCAAGGCCCTGTTCGAGGCCATCGAGCGCGAGCAGGAGAAGCGCGGCAACCTCTGA
- a CDS encoding RDD family protein gives MSVQPGWYIDPADRDTRRYWDGEGWVGAPIPADATPPAGPPPPEPTPPPASAPPAGVTAAPGSPAAPGRPGQPSHPRGYAPQPGPGPQPGPGPHGPGPHGPGPQGWGPPPQGWGPPLPGQPYPPWAGRPPEPRPHGLPLASFGARLVARLIDFGIVFLLNAVVNGWFVWQYVQEISPLLREAVRRAEAGDRSTEPLPQPGQRTDGLLVVILLIAVALWIAYEVPSMAARGQSFGKRVMRVRAVPIEADQPLGVGRALRRWSTLGLPTLLWFCCGFGLLLQLVDALSPLFDHPLRQALHDKRAQTVVVQAPRGTTPQPTPQDRTDPPGDTP, from the coding sequence GTGAGCGTGCAACCAGGGTGGTACATCGACCCCGCCGACCGGGACACCCGGCGGTACTGGGACGGCGAGGGCTGGGTCGGTGCGCCGATCCCCGCCGACGCCACCCCGCCGGCCGGTCCCCCGCCGCCCGAGCCGACCCCGCCGCCCGCGTCCGCCCCGCCGGCCGGCGTCACCGCCGCGCCGGGCTCGCCGGCCGCTCCCGGCCGCCCCGGCCAGCCGTCCCACCCTCGGGGGTACGCCCCACAGCCCGGCCCCGGCCCACAGCCGGGCCCCGGCCCGCACGGCCCCGGCCCGCACGGTCCCGGGCCGCAGGGGTGGGGTCCGCCACCGCAGGGATGGGGTCCGCCGCTGCCCGGCCAGCCCTACCCGCCGTGGGCGGGACGCCCGCCGGAGCCCCGCCCGCACGGCCTGCCGCTGGCCTCCTTCGGCGCCCGGCTGGTCGCCCGGCTGATCGACTTCGGCATCGTCTTCCTGCTCAACGCCGTGGTCAACGGCTGGTTCGTCTGGCAGTACGTCCAGGAGATCTCGCCGCTGCTGCGGGAGGCGGTCCGCCGGGCCGAGGCCGGTGACCGCAGCACCGAGCCGCTGCCCCAGCCCGGCCAGCGCACCGACGGGCTGCTGGTGGTGATCCTGCTGATCGCCGTGGCGCTCTGGATCGCGTACGAGGTGCCGTCGATGGCCGCCCGCGGGCAGAGCTTCGGCAAGCGGGTGATGCGGGTCCGGGCGGTGCCGATCGAGGCCGACCAGCCGCTCGGCGTGGGCCGGGCGCTGCGCCGGTGGAGCACCCTCGGCCTGCCGACGCTGCTCTGGTTCTGTTGCGGCTTCGGGCTGCTGCTCCAGCTCGTCGACGCCCTCTCCCCGCTCTTCGACCACCCGCTGCGGCAGGCGCTGCACGACAAGCGCGCCCAGACCGTGGTGGTCCAGGCGCCCCGCGGCACCACCCCCCAGCCCACCCCGCAGGACCGTACCGACCCCCCGGGAGACACCCCATGA
- the hisC gene encoding histidinol-phosphate transaminase, with amino-acid sequence MTDTGRQQPSLRLTRADLDALPNYVPGRSPADLARELGLPEAIKLASNEVPYGPLPGVVEAVAEAVAGSHRYPDMGVVALRQALAERYGVDTDRIATGCGSVALAEHLVRATCLPGDELLYSWRSFEAYPIIAATSGATSVRVPNDAGHGHDLAAMAAAVTDRTRMILVCNPNNPTGTAVRKAELDRFLDAVPDDVLVVIDEAYREFVTDPDVPDGLTYLDRPNVAVLRTLSKAWGLAGLRIGWLVAAPEVAGAVRKVVTPFSTSMAAQAGALAALAQADEVERRCALVVAERERVADALRKLVPDVPESQANFVWLPLGDRAVEFGKACEARGVIVRPFPGDGVRVTIGTPEENDAFLAAAEAALA; translated from the coding sequence ATGACCGACACCGGACGCCAGCAGCCGTCGCTGCGGCTGACCCGCGCCGACCTCGACGCGCTGCCCAACTACGTGCCCGGGCGCAGCCCCGCCGACCTGGCCCGTGAGCTGGGCCTGCCGGAGGCGATCAAGCTGGCCAGCAACGAGGTGCCGTACGGCCCGCTGCCCGGCGTGGTGGAGGCCGTCGCCGAGGCGGTCGCCGGATCGCACCGCTACCCGGACATGGGCGTGGTGGCGCTGCGCCAGGCCCTCGCCGAGCGCTACGGCGTGGACACCGACCGGATCGCCACCGGCTGCGGGTCGGTGGCGCTGGCCGAGCACCTGGTCCGGGCCACCTGCCTGCCCGGCGACGAGCTGCTCTACTCGTGGCGGTCGTTCGAGGCGTACCCGATCATCGCGGCGACCAGCGGCGCGACCAGCGTACGGGTGCCCAACGACGCCGGGCACGGGCACGACCTCGCGGCGATGGCCGCGGCGGTGACCGACCGGACCCGGATGATCCTGGTCTGCAACCCGAACAACCCGACCGGCACCGCGGTCCGCAAGGCCGAGCTGGACCGGTTCCTCGACGCGGTGCCGGACGACGTGCTGGTGGTCATCGACGAGGCGTACCGCGAGTTCGTCACCGACCCGGACGTGCCCGACGGGCTGACCTACCTGGACCGGCCGAACGTGGCCGTGCTGCGCACCCTGTCCAAGGCGTGGGGCCTGGCCGGGCTGCGGATCGGCTGGCTGGTCGCCGCGCCGGAGGTGGCCGGGGCGGTCCGCAAGGTGGTCACCCCCTTCTCCACCAGCATGGCGGCGCAGGCCGGCGCGCTGGCGGCGCTGGCCCAGGCCGACGAGGTCGAGCGGCGCTGCGCGCTGGTCGTCGCCGAGCGGGAGCGGGTCGCCGACGCGCTGCGCAAGCTGGTCCCCGACGTGCCGGAGAGCCAGGCCAACTTCGTCTGGCTGCCGCTGGGTGACCGGGCGGTGGAGTTCGGCAAGGCGTGCGAGGCGCGCGGCGTGATCGTCCGGCCGTTCCCGGGCGACGGCGTCCGGGTCACCATCGGCACCCCGGAGGAGAACGACGCCTTCCTGGCCGCCGCGGAGGCCGCGCTGGCCTGA
- a CDS encoding NAD-dependent epimerase/dehydratase family protein, whose amino-acid sequence MNDRSMGDLREQTWVVTGAAGAVGTPLVADLAGRVGRLVATDLDAPRVPDGVESVAADLRDQDAVAAVLAGAHGVVHLGGIADEADLHDLAEVNVVGTYHVLEGARRAGVRRVVFASSNRSTGCYPCDVPVHPSMPPRPDGVYGAMKVAAEALCQLYADKFGLATVAVRIGSYEERPANLRHLSTWLSPADCLRAFRAAMSAPDVGYACFYAVSANTRGWWSLEPGAALGFVPRDDAEEFAAGIPDAGSTMRGPQGGEFATPEYTLSRQRH is encoded by the coding sequence ATGAACGACCGGAGCATGGGAGACCTGCGCGAGCAGACCTGGGTGGTGACCGGCGCGGCGGGCGCGGTCGGTACGCCGCTGGTGGCGGACCTGGCCGGGCGGGTCGGCCGCCTCGTCGCGACCGACCTGGACGCACCGAGGGTGCCGGACGGGGTCGAGTCGGTGGCCGCCGACCTGCGCGACCAGGACGCGGTGGCGGCGGTGCTGGCCGGGGCGCACGGGGTGGTGCACCTGGGTGGCATCGCCGACGAGGCCGACCTGCACGACCTGGCCGAGGTCAACGTGGTCGGCACGTACCACGTGCTGGAGGGGGCCCGCCGGGCCGGCGTCCGCCGGGTCGTGTTCGCCAGCAGCAACCGGTCGACCGGCTGCTATCCGTGCGACGTGCCGGTGCATCCGTCGATGCCGCCGCGCCCCGACGGCGTGTACGGCGCGATGAAGGTCGCCGCGGAGGCGCTGTGCCAGCTCTACGCCGACAAGTTCGGGCTGGCGACGGTGGCGGTGCGGATCGGCAGCTACGAGGAGCGTCCGGCGAACCTGCGTCACCTCAGCACCTGGCTCAGCCCGGCCGACTGCCTGCGGGCGTTCCGGGCCGCCATGTCGGCCCCGGACGTCGGCTACGCGTGCTTCTACGCGGTCTCCGCCAACACCCGCGGCTGGTGGTCGCTGGAGCCGGGGGCGGCGTTGGGGTTCGTGCCGCGGGACGACGCGGAGGAGTTCGCCGCGGGCATCCCCGACGCCGGGAGCACGATGCGCGGCCCGCAGGGCGGCGAGTTCGCCACCCCGGAGTACACGCTGTCCCGACAGCGGCACTGA
- a CDS encoding outer membrane protein assembly factor BamB family protein, with translation MSVLGGRRRVVVTVVALLAVVASAAVLYRVLAPAEVVTVARTAWPAPATPPVGVLGRLPVAPLVVEGRVRVYAADRQVYADQPADAPSRVSPFWSYRRWPARLDAVLAEGTTVVSRWSDGKLVALDARTGRVAWRADGPEPRAGHAARRTGAATVWDPQGIWVTRDADGRAVLAVSGEGRLHGYALGDGRRLWRVDGDRGCRTDLGTTTSRVISMDVCAGSPVVEFRDAGTGAVALRWRPPGASVGITVTPLGCLSPRSRCRGLRLTGPGDAPGRGWLVGAGEPVPAPALDAAGTVLAGELAVGPKGPVLTGWEPRTGKERWRRGDLGPVRILAVEPGRLHVLTERRDVVTLDPVTGAQRSRFPLTLGRDGLAFETGMAYAVGGYLAVERLREDATPDDDDQGWFLQAEPVLLAAT, from the coding sequence ATGAGCGTGCTCGGAGGACGTCGACGGGTGGTCGTCACCGTGGTGGCGCTGCTCGCTGTCGTCGCTTCCGCGGCCGTCCTCTACCGGGTGCTCGCCCCCGCCGAGGTGGTCACCGTGGCCCGGACCGCGTGGCCGGCGCCGGCCACGCCCCCGGTCGGGGTGCTCGGCCGGCTCCCGGTCGCCCCGCTCGTGGTCGAGGGCCGGGTCCGGGTCTACGCCGCGGACCGGCAGGTCTACGCCGACCAGCCCGCCGACGCGCCGAGCCGGGTCAGCCCGTTCTGGTCGTACCGCCGCTGGCCGGCCCGGCTCGACGCGGTGCTGGCCGAGGGGACCACGGTGGTCAGCCGCTGGTCGGACGGGAAGCTGGTGGCGCTGGACGCCCGTACCGGGCGGGTGGCCTGGCGCGCCGACGGGCCGGAGCCCCGCGCGGGCCACGCCGCCCGGCGGACCGGGGCGGCCACCGTCTGGGACCCGCAGGGCATCTGGGTGACCCGCGACGCCGACGGCCGGGCGGTGCTGGCCGTCTCCGGCGAGGGCCGGCTGCACGGGTACGCGCTGGGCGACGGCCGCCGCCTCTGGCGGGTCGACGGTGACCGGGGCTGCCGCACCGACCTCGGCACGACGACGAGCCGGGTGATCTCGATGGACGTCTGCGCCGGCTCGCCCGTGGTCGAGTTCCGCGACGCGGGCACCGGGGCGGTGGCCCTGCGCTGGCGGCCGCCGGGCGCCTCGGTCGGGATCACCGTCACCCCGCTCGGCTGCCTGAGCCCCCGCTCGCGGTGCCGGGGATTGCGCCTCACCGGCCCCGGCGACGCGCCCGGCCGGGGTTGGCTGGTCGGTGCCGGTGAGCCGGTCCCCGCGCCCGCGCTGGACGCCGCGGGCACCGTCCTCGCCGGGGAGTTGGCGGTCGGGCCCAAGGGGCCGGTGCTGACCGGCTGGGAGCCGCGTACCGGCAAGGAACGCTGGCGCCGGGGCGACCTGGGGCCGGTGCGGATCCTCGCCGTCGAGCCGGGCCGGCTGCACGTGCTGACCGAGCGCCGGGACGTGGTCACCCTGGACCCGGTGACCGGCGCCCAGCGATCCCGCTTCCCGCTCACCCTGGGCCGGGACGGGCTCGCCTTCGAGACTGGCATGGCGTACGCGGTGGGTGGCTACCTGGCGGTGGAGCGGCTCCGCGAGGACGCCACCCCGGACGACGACGACCAGGGCTGGTTCCTCCAGGCCGAGCCGGTGCTGCTGGCCGCGACCTGA
- a CDS encoding SRPBCC family protein produces the protein MSTVAVTEFIDASTADVWRLLTDLAARPGWLSTADQVEALTPGPFGPGTSWRECRERPDGELLVEEFLVVEAVPPHRLVLSSAGVGVDYRITWTLRSVERRRRARTAVTVEQEAEVTAAYGRLVTFLLGGLAARAVESALRRDLADLARALPSTGAPAAA, from the coding sequence ATGTCCACGGTGGCGGTCACGGAGTTCATCGACGCGTCGACTGCCGACGTGTGGCGACTCCTGACCGACCTGGCGGCCCGGCCCGGCTGGCTCTCCACCGCCGACCAGGTGGAGGCCCTCACCCCCGGCCCGTTCGGTCCCGGCACCAGCTGGCGGGAGTGCCGCGAACGCCCCGACGGTGAGCTGCTCGTCGAGGAGTTCCTGGTGGTCGAGGCCGTTCCCCCGCACCGGCTGGTGCTCAGCTCGGCCGGCGTCGGGGTGGACTACCGGATCACCTGGACGCTGCGCTCGGTGGAACGCCGACGGCGGGCCCGCACCGCCGTCACCGTCGAGCAGGAGGCCGAGGTGACCGCCGCGTACGGCCGGCTGGTCACCTTCCTGCTCGGTGGGCTCGCCGCCCGCGCGGTGGAGAGCGCCCTGCGCCGTGACCTGGCCGACCTCGCCCGGGCGCTGCCCTCCACCGGAGCGCCCGCCGCCGCCTGA
- a CDS encoding DUF397 domain-containing protein: protein MTDLVGAVWRTSSRSNDQGLCVEVADNLVGVVGVRDSKDPAGPALVVSPPGWTAFVRALRAGRLRP, encoded by the coding sequence ATGACAGATCTCGTGGGCGCCGTGTGGCGTACCAGCAGCCGCTCCAACGACCAGGGGCTCTGTGTGGAGGTGGCGGACAACCTGGTCGGCGTGGTCGGCGTACGCGACTCCAAGGACCCCGCCGGGCCGGCGCTCGTGGTGAGCCCGCCGGGCTGGACGGCCTTCGTGCGCGCGCTCCGGGCCGGCCGGCTCCGACCCTGA
- the fahA gene encoding fumarylacetoacetase encodes MTWVDGANGSPYGVTNLPYGVFRRGTDAARIGVRVGDFVLDLAGAEAADLVLAAGALGRPTLNDFMALGRPQWTSVRQRIIELLSDEAHRSAVEPLLVPLHEVELLLPFEVADYVDFYSSEQHASNVGQIFRPGQPALLPNWKHVPIGYHGRAGTVVVSGTPVTRPTGQRATPQGPTTGPSVRLDIEAEVGFVVGVPSAIGDRVAVDDFADHVFGVVLVNDWSARDIQAWEYQPLGPFLGKSFATSVSAWVTPLDALADAFVPAPDQDPPVQEYLHDTPHLGLDLRLAVEWNGERVAEPPFAGMYWTPAQQLAHLTVNGASLRTGDLYASGTVSGAERGQVGSFLELTWGGTEPVKVGGAERTFLEDGDTVTISATAPGPDGTTIALGEVTGTVRPAR; translated from the coding sequence ATGACCTGGGTTGACGGTGCCAACGGGTCGCCGTACGGCGTGACCAACCTGCCCTACGGCGTCTTCCGGCGCGGTACGGACGCGGCGCGGATCGGCGTACGCGTCGGGGACTTCGTGCTCGACCTGGCCGGCGCCGAGGCGGCCGACCTGGTGCTGGCCGCCGGCGCGCTGGGCCGGCCCACCCTCAACGACTTCATGGCGCTCGGCCGTCCGCAGTGGACGTCGGTACGGCAGCGGATCATCGAGCTGCTGAGCGACGAGGCGCACCGGTCGGCGGTGGAGCCGCTGCTGGTGCCGCTGCACGAGGTGGAGCTGCTGCTCCCGTTCGAGGTCGCCGACTACGTCGACTTCTACTCCTCGGAGCAGCACGCCTCCAACGTCGGGCAGATCTTCCGGCCCGGCCAGCCGGCGCTGCTGCCGAACTGGAAGCACGTGCCGATCGGCTACCACGGCCGGGCCGGCACGGTGGTGGTCTCCGGCACCCCGGTGACCCGTCCCACCGGGCAGCGGGCCACCCCCCAGGGTCCGACCACCGGCCCGTCGGTACGCCTCGACATCGAGGCGGAGGTCGGCTTCGTGGTCGGCGTGCCCAGCGCCATCGGTGACCGGGTCGCCGTCGACGACTTCGCCGACCACGTCTTCGGGGTGGTGCTGGTCAACGACTGGTCCGCACGGGATATCCAGGCCTGGGAATACCAGCCCCTCGGGCCGTTCCTCGGCAAGTCCTTCGCCACCTCGGTCTCGGCCTGGGTGACCCCGCTGGACGCGCTGGCCGACGCGTTCGTGCCGGCGCCGGACCAGGACCCACCGGTCCAGGAATACCTGCACGACACCCCGCACCTCGGGCTGGACCTGCGGCTGGCCGTGGAGTGGAACGGCGAGCGGGTGGCCGAGCCGCCGTTCGCCGGGATGTACTGGACGCCCGCCCAGCAGCTCGCCCACCTCACCGTCAACGGCGCCTCGCTGCGCACCGGCGACCTCTACGCCTCCGGCACCGTCTCCGGGGCGGAACGCGGTCAGGTCGGCTCGTTCCTGGAACTGACCTGGGGCGGCACCGAGCCGGTCAAGGTCGGCGGCGCGGAGCGCACGTTCCTGGAGGACGGCGACACGGTCACCATCTCGGCCACCGCCCCCGGCCCGGACGGCACCACCATCGCCCTCGGCGAGGTCACCGGCACCGTCCGCCCCGCCCGCTGA
- a CDS encoding homogentisate 1,2-dioxygenase — MPYYRRVGEVPRKRHTQFRQPDGTLYAEELMGQEGFSSDSSLLYHRYAPTAIVAAEEYAPPTYTRVPNLPLKPRHLRTHKLDGAGADPVLGRRHLLANDDVRISYVLADRPSPLYRNATGDECLYVEAGGLRVESPFGVLDAVAGDYVIIPTSTIHRLVPTGDEPTRLLTVEANGHIGPPKRYLSVRGQFLEHSPYCERDVRGPDEPLLVDGEDVEVLVRHRRGWTRYVYANHPFDVVGWDGHLYPWAFSIHDFEPITGRIHQPPPVHQTFQGPNFVICSFVPRKVDYHPDAIPVPYNHHNVDSDEMLFYTGGNYEARRGSGIEQGSISLHPSGFTHGPQPGAAERSIGADFFDELAVMVDTFRPLDLCEAAGECEDDGYAWTWARKG, encoded by the coding sequence ATGCCCTACTACCGCCGCGTCGGTGAGGTGCCCCGCAAGCGGCACACCCAGTTCCGCCAGCCGGACGGCACGCTCTACGCCGAGGAGCTGATGGGCCAGGAGGGCTTCTCCTCCGACTCGTCCCTGCTCTACCACCGGTACGCGCCGACCGCGATCGTCGCCGCCGAGGAGTACGCGCCGCCGACGTACACCCGGGTGCCGAACCTGCCGCTCAAGCCGCGCCACCTGCGTACCCACAAGCTGGACGGCGCCGGGGCCGACCCGGTCCTGGGCCGGCGCCACCTGCTCGCCAACGACGACGTCCGGATCTCCTACGTGCTGGCCGACCGGCCCTCCCCGCTCTACCGCAACGCCACCGGCGACGAGTGTCTGTACGTCGAGGCCGGCGGGCTGCGGGTGGAGTCCCCCTTCGGCGTGCTCGACGCGGTGGCCGGTGACTACGTGATCATCCCGACCTCGACCATCCACCGGCTGGTGCCGACCGGCGACGAACCGACCCGGCTGCTCACCGTCGAGGCCAACGGCCACATCGGACCGCCCAAGCGCTACCTCTCGGTCCGCGGCCAGTTCCTGGAGCACTCGCCCTACTGCGAGCGGGACGTCCGGGGACCGGACGAGCCGCTGCTGGTCGACGGCGAGGACGTCGAGGTGCTGGTCCGGCACCGGCGCGGCTGGACGAGGTACGTCTACGCCAACCACCCGTTCGACGTCGTCGGCTGGGACGGGCACCTATACCCGTGGGCGTTCTCCATCCACGACTTCGAACCGATCACCGGGCGGATCCACCAGCCGCCGCCGGTGCACCAGACCTTCCAGGGCCCGAACTTCGTCATCTGCTCGTTCGTGCCGCGCAAGGTGGACTACCACCCGGACGCCATCCCGGTGCCGTACAACCACCACAACGTCGACTCCGACGAGATGCTCTTCTACACCGGCGGCAACTACGAGGCCCGGCGCGGCTCCGGCATCGAGCAGGGCTCGATCTCGCTGCACCCGTCCGGTTTCACCCACGGCCCCCAGCCGGGCGCCGCCGAGCGGTCGATCGGGGCGGACTTCTTCGACGAGCTGGCCGTCATGGTCGACACGTTCCGCCCGCTGGACCTCTGCGAGGCCGCCGGCGAGTGCGAGGACGACGGGTACGCCTGGACCTGGGCCCGCAAGGGCTGA